The Acidicapsa acidisoli genome contains a region encoding:
- a CDS encoding PadR family transcriptional regulator, translated as MGERADVWQGTLALMVLKTIEMMGPQHGYGIARRIEQTSGNLLTLNYGTLYPALLKLEQEGWITSEWGVSENNRKAKFYKLTRAGRKQLEKEAKNWQQTTAILDRFLTPVEEQS; from the coding sequence ATGGGAGAACGGGCAGACGTCTGGCAGGGAACGCTGGCATTAATGGTCTTAAAAACAATTGAAATGATGGGGCCGCAGCACGGCTACGGAATAGCGCGGCGGATCGAGCAGACAAGCGGAAACCTGCTGACCTTGAATTACGGCACGCTCTACCCTGCGCTGCTGAAGCTGGAACAGGAAGGCTGGATCACATCGGAGTGGGGAGTCTCCGAAAACAATCGCAAAGCCAAGTTCTACAAACTCACCCGTGCCGGACGCAAGCAACTGGAAAAGGAAGCGAAGAACTGGCAGCAGACAACTGCCATTCTGGACCGGTTCCTTACCCCCGTTGAGGAGCAGTCATGA
- a CDS encoding mandelate racemase/muconate lactonizing enzyme family protein: MPIHRRSLLQGLALVPLASAAGIPVYSQSKLPKLTVQDVEVFRVKVNKRGNWTIARLQTSGGVTGLGDASQSGKDDQTLIYIKQFVNLLRGQSIFAVEWFRKVTVPAIAQYGRPAAVAASALEQCLWDIQGKAFSVPTYDLFGGRIQDRIRLYANINRSTEERTPDGFARMAEKATAASFDAVKLAPWDEMPIGLTDKDQIEQFLARGIACGAAVRDAIGPKRDLLMDVHSRCSLEDGLDLTRRLDPLKLFWLEEVTPAKPVENLAQINKAAKMQTAGGESIVGIEGFYPYIKAEAVGIVMPDVKVCGGMLELKKIAAMAEGAGLIASPHGPASPVGNLTAAHVVATVSNFNILEFSYGEVPWRSELIDPPEQVVDGALALSNRPGLGVVLNERTAANYAIS; this comes from the coding sequence ATGCCCATCCATCGAAGATCCTTATTGCAGGGACTCGCGCTTGTTCCTCTGGCGAGCGCCGCAGGAATCCCCGTTTATTCTCAGTCAAAGCTGCCGAAGCTAACCGTACAGGATGTCGAAGTCTTTCGCGTGAAGGTGAACAAGCGAGGCAACTGGACCATCGCGCGATTGCAGACGAGCGGTGGTGTAACAGGTCTCGGCGACGCTTCGCAGAGCGGCAAGGACGATCAAACCCTGATCTATATCAAGCAGTTTGTCAATCTCCTGAGAGGACAATCCATCTTCGCTGTCGAATGGTTTCGCAAGGTTACTGTTCCGGCGATTGCACAGTATGGCAGACCCGCAGCGGTGGCCGCGAGCGCGCTCGAACAATGCCTTTGGGACATTCAGGGAAAGGCCTTTTCTGTCCCAACTTACGATCTGTTCGGCGGCCGTATTCAGGATCGCATTCGTCTCTACGCCAACATCAATCGTTCCACGGAAGAACGAACCCCGGACGGCTTCGCGCGCATGGCGGAGAAGGCGACGGCTGCTAGTTTCGATGCCGTCAAGCTGGCGCCGTGGGATGAAATGCCTATCGGTCTGACCGATAAAGATCAGATCGAGCAGTTTCTAGCTCGTGGCATCGCATGCGGAGCAGCGGTTCGCGATGCGATCGGTCCCAAGCGCGATCTTCTGATGGACGTCCACAGCCGATGCAGCCTGGAAGATGGATTGGATCTGACCAGGCGGCTCGATCCGTTAAAACTCTTTTGGCTGGAAGAGGTCACACCGGCGAAGCCCGTTGAAAATCTTGCACAGATCAACAAAGCGGCGAAGATGCAGACAGCAGGCGGCGAATCCATTGTCGGAATCGAGGGTTTTTATCCTTACATCAAAGCCGAGGCTGTTGGCATCGTTATGCCCGACGTCAAGGTATGCGGAGGAATGCTCGAACTGAAGAAAATCGCAGCAATGGCAGAAGGAGCAGGACTGATCGCTTCTCCACACGGACCGGCAAGTCCTGTTGGGAATCTGACGGCCGCTCACGTGGTTGCCACGGTGTCTAACTTCAACATTCTTGAGTTCTCTTATGGAGAAGTTCCCTGGCGATCTGAGTTGATCGATCCACCCGAGCAGGTGGTCGACGGCGCACTAGCGCTGTCCAATCGTCCGGGACTCGGCGTCGTCTTGAACGAAAGGACCGCCGCGAACTACGCCATTTCTTAA
- a CDS encoding tyrosine-type recombinase/integrase — translation MDSKPGRKANLKKYLAHDGKWQFFPVVKVNGRPKPELVLIDGTPRRSTGGTFYLDWREDGKRRTRPVGTSPREALDAWQLHSGILSGEIEAPEEEPVAASSSTTIRAAVEAYLAEVKATKGDATFRAYSGDLAWFQKVCKKHYVDRLGRSDAMALFAAGRGEDLNQKTINKRVIVMLQAMRHAGANIQLRKGDWPRTIDKRVEIYEREELTRFFEACTPEERLVFQVFLCSGFRSRELSCLAWEDVNWQAGTLSVRPRPEFGFTPKSYEERSVPIPHALLESLSKHKKKQPDSVLIFPTPKHPKRPNYGGDKPDAHLLELGKEIAYRAKLNCKRCKTRQGKCSDGPYCQKFYLHKWRHTFATQILQSGIDIKTLQTLLGHKNIATTEKYLKSLRLDDLRQKVESSTLAAML, via the coding sequence ATGGATAGTAAACCTGGACGCAAAGCCAACCTCAAGAAGTATCTCGCACACGACGGCAAATGGCAATTTTTCCCGGTGGTCAAGGTCAATGGGAGGCCAAAGCCGGAGCTCGTTCTGATCGACGGCACGCCACGGCGCTCGACCGGTGGCACCTTCTACCTCGACTGGCGGGAGGACGGCAAACGCCGCACCCGTCCGGTCGGGACATCGCCGCGTGAAGCGCTGGACGCCTGGCAGCTCCACTCTGGAATCCTCTCCGGCGAGATCGAGGCGCCGGAAGAAGAGCCTGTCGCCGCCTCCTCATCAACGACGATTCGTGCTGCCGTCGAAGCCTACCTGGCTGAGGTGAAGGCCACCAAGGGCGATGCTACCTTCCGCGCCTATTCCGGCGATCTTGCCTGGTTCCAAAAGGTATGCAAGAAGCATTATGTCGATCGGCTCGGGCGCTCGGACGCGATGGCGCTCTTCGCCGCCGGCCGCGGCGAGGATCTCAATCAAAAGACCATCAACAAGCGCGTCATCGTCATGCTTCAGGCGATGCGCCATGCCGGCGCGAACATCCAGCTTCGCAAGGGCGACTGGCCGCGGACCATCGACAAGCGCGTTGAGATTTACGAACGCGAGGAGCTGACTCGCTTTTTCGAAGCGTGCACTCCCGAGGAACGGCTCGTCTTTCAGGTCTTCCTTTGCTCCGGGTTTCGATCTCGCGAGCTCTCCTGCCTGGCCTGGGAAGATGTGAACTGGCAGGCCGGCACACTGAGCGTCCGCCCCAGGCCCGAATTCGGGTTCACTCCCAAGAGCTACGAGGAGCGAAGTGTCCCCATTCCACATGCGCTTCTGGAGTCGCTCAGCAAGCATAAGAAGAAACAGCCGGACTCCGTGCTGATCTTCCCCACACCGAAACATCCGAAGCGGCCAAACTACGGCGGCGATAAGCCCGACGCGCACCTGCTCGAACTTGGCAAGGAGATTGCCTACCGCGCGAAGTTGAATTGCAAACGCTGCAAGACCCGACAGGGCAAGTGCAGTGACGGGCCGTATTGCCAGAAGTTCTATCTGCACAAGTGGCGTCACACATTCGCCACGCAGATTCTCCAGTCCGGCATCGACATCAAGACGCTGCAAACACTTCTCGGACACAAGAACATCGCCACCACAGAGAAGTACCTCAAGTCGCTGCGTCTCGACGATCTGCGCCAGAAGGTCGAATCGTCAACGCTGGCGGCGATGCTTTAG
- a CDS encoding ABC-three component system protein produces MANVPGSAPIELHPPLAKLDPFVVATGQPIPPIERVALFSADQWEDFINEWASSLPGYAKVEHASGSGDKGCDVIGIVEEGGAIWDNYQCKHYDKPLTPTDVWGELGKLSYYTMVGEYSLPRRYRFVAPRDVGTKLASLLRRPVVLKQELLKAWATYCANFITETPVPLSGALLSHIEGIDFSIFGYLPVLDAINQHLKTPYFTARFGLGLPPRPAAAPPPEKPTTDETRYVEQLFEAYSDNRKELLTQTDELPQNLLRHYHRSREAFYSAEALRNFSRDKLPGREFEELQDQVYAGVVDTCESTHTCGFTRLVATTNRSAELSITSSPLIGKTEVRDLHGICHQLANAERLIWVQEKGGDDGD; encoded by the coding sequence ATGGCAAACGTTCCTGGCTCAGCCCCAATTGAGCTGCATCCGCCTCTTGCAAAACTCGATCCATTTGTGGTCGCCACTGGGCAGCCGATTCCTCCCATCGAACGAGTGGCGCTATTTTCTGCTGACCAGTGGGAAGATTTCATCAATGAGTGGGCGAGCAGTCTCCCGGGATACGCCAAGGTCGAGCACGCAAGCGGCTCGGGCGATAAGGGCTGCGACGTCATTGGAATCGTCGAAGAGGGCGGAGCAATTTGGGACAACTATCAATGCAAACATTATGACAAGCCCCTCACTCCGACCGATGTATGGGGCGAATTGGGGAAATTAAGCTACTACACAATGGTCGGGGAATACTCGCTTCCGCGAAGGTATAGGTTCGTAGCGCCAAGGGATGTTGGAACCAAGCTGGCTTCGCTTCTTCGTAGGCCAGTTGTCTTGAAGCAGGAACTTCTCAAGGCGTGGGCTACATATTGCGCGAACTTCATTACTGAGACGCCGGTTCCCTTGAGCGGTGCGCTGCTCTCTCACATCGAGGGAATTGATTTTTCAATTTTCGGATACTTGCCCGTGCTCGACGCGATCAACCAGCATTTGAAGACCCCTTACTTCACAGCTCGCTTTGGGCTCGGCCTTCCGCCTCGGCCTGCTGCGGCACCTCCTCCCGAAAAGCCCACGACAGACGAGACAAGATACGTCGAACAACTGTTCGAAGCGTACAGTGACAACCGGAAGGAGTTGCTGACTCAAACAGATGAACTCCCGCAGAATCTTTTGAGGCATTATCACCGATCACGCGAAGCTTTCTATTCGGCGGAGGCATTACGCAATTTTTCCCGTGACAAGCTCCCAGGCAGAGAGTTTGAAGAGTTGCAGGATCAAGTCTATGCCGGTGTGGTGGATACCTGCGAATCCACCCACACATGCGGGTTCACGAGGTTAGTCGCCACCACGAACCGTTCCGCCGAGCTCTCGATAACTAGCTCTCCGCTAATTGGTAAAACCGAAGTACGGGATTTACACGGCATTTGCCACCAGCTCGCGAATGCCGAGAGATTGATATGGGTGCAAGAGAAAGGAGGGGACGATGGCGACTAG
- a CDS encoding ABC-three component system middle component 2, producing the protein MATSPFNSALETGLRALSVLTATYPVPADLQRLMAYDYLLVHSADAGGPDSLHPGVPQRNGELLVRHTIVQNGLFLLLSRNLIDRLATENGIEYCAGDSAQPFLDQLGSPYVQALRERADWIATTFGDMSNDDLRAFVRTRFAEWTTEFHFPDAMGAEQ; encoded by the coding sequence ATGGCGACTAGCCCCTTCAACAGTGCTCTTGAAACTGGCCTGCGAGCACTCTCAGTGCTGACTGCCACGTATCCTGTGCCCGCTGATCTCCAACGGCTGATGGCATACGACTATCTGCTCGTTCATTCTGCGGATGCCGGCGGTCCAGACAGTCTCCATCCGGGAGTTCCACAGAGGAATGGCGAATTATTGGTTCGTCACACGATCGTGCAGAATGGCCTATTTCTCTTACTCAGCCGCAATCTGATTGACCGCTTGGCGACCGAAAATGGCATCGAATATTGCGCGGGAGACTCAGCACAGCCGTTCTTAGACCAGCTTGGCTCGCCCTATGTGCAGGCACTTCGTGAACGAGCAGATTGGATCGCCACTACTTTTGGCGACATGAGCAATGATGACTTGCGGGCATTCGTTAGGACGCGATTTGCGGAATGGACGACGGAGTTCCACTTCCCTGATGCGATGGGTGCGGAACAATGA
- a CDS encoding SMC family protein — protein MIGFQLRTMRITGLGLPPAEITFGPGLNVVSGASDTGKSFLFQTIDYMFGAAGLDLIPEARAYSSVELEIESAEGRFFLSRNLQGGEFELREGDLGATPKALGDRLNSSAPDNISAFLMRLSGLDGKKIRKNVENELQNLSFRNLARFVAVNEEEIIKRLSPIHSGDNIQKTAESNTFKLFLTGHDDAALVRQKKLAVAKAELQGQLALLEKLMEEYRDDLGENPAAADELSEQLERLNTALAAAKELWNANRSALDQQLQEKRALLDAQAIDRARSDELRTQIARFQLLDKHYQSDISRLDALWEAGSLFPPLSTETCPLCGASQNSHVHEETRVLSLDVKAIRQSCEVEKAKIELLRKELISTIEDLSREAVGLRKDMKERRELWNETNRQIDDVLRLSVKESESEYSRLSDLRFDVKKKIETYNRIAALESRYETATNQLSGIKPGKRAVADLPTAAITAFTGEFSKILEAWQFPVKGPVSFDTQAEDFFIGIRRRREQGKGSRALTHAAFTIALLSYCASVGLPHPGLVVLDSPLITFRDKDHAQADADLTPDVRLRLKDRFYRDLATRVLEQQVIIFENEEPAEDIQPLIVFHHFTGDPMLQRCGFFPVAESDEVEET, from the coding sequence ATGATCGGATTCCAGCTTCGCACCATGCGAATTACGGGCCTGGGCCTGCCACCCGCCGAGATCACCTTTGGGCCGGGCTTGAACGTAGTCTCAGGTGCCTCGGACACGGGCAAGTCGTTTCTCTTTCAGACGATTGACTACATGTTTGGCGCGGCAGGCCTGGACCTCATACCAGAAGCACGCGCATACAGCTCAGTCGAACTCGAAATCGAGTCCGCAGAGGGACGTTTCTTTTTGAGCAGGAACCTGCAGGGGGGCGAATTCGAGCTCCGTGAAGGTGACCTAGGGGCCACACCCAAGGCTTTGGGCGATCGACTGAACTCGAGCGCTCCAGACAACATTAGCGCTTTTCTAATGAGGTTGTCCGGACTGGATGGCAAGAAGATCCGGAAGAATGTCGAGAATGAGCTTCAGAACCTCTCGTTCCGAAATCTCGCTCGATTTGTGGCGGTTAACGAAGAAGAAATCATAAAACGACTTTCGCCAATCCATAGCGGAGACAACATCCAGAAAACCGCCGAGTCAAATACGTTCAAGCTGTTCTTAACCGGCCACGATGACGCAGCCTTAGTCCGACAGAAGAAGCTGGCCGTCGCGAAAGCTGAGCTACAAGGGCAACTCGCGCTGCTGGAAAAATTGATGGAGGAATATCGCGACGATCTGGGAGAGAATCCGGCGGCAGCAGACGAATTGTCTGAACAACTTGAGCGGCTCAATACGGCTCTGGCAGCTGCAAAGGAATTATGGAATGCGAATCGCTCGGCTCTAGATCAACAGCTTCAGGAGAAGAGGGCTCTGCTAGATGCTCAAGCGATCGATCGTGCCAGGTCTGATGAACTAAGAACTCAGATAGCACGTTTTCAACTCTTGGACAAGCATTACCAGTCGGACATATCGCGGTTGGATGCCCTCTGGGAGGCGGGGTCACTTTTCCCGCCGCTCAGCACGGAGACCTGTCCACTCTGCGGTGCATCCCAGAATTCACACGTTCATGAGGAAACGCGTGTTCTGAGTCTCGACGTTAAGGCCATTCGACAATCATGCGAAGTTGAGAAGGCCAAGATTGAACTGCTTCGCAAGGAACTCATTTCGACGATAGAAGATCTCTCTCGCGAGGCGGTAGGGTTGCGCAAGGACATGAAGGAGAGGCGCGAATTATGGAATGAGACTAACCGTCAAATTGACGATGTACTGAGGCTATCGGTCAAGGAATCGGAGAGCGAATACAGCCGACTCAGCGACTTGCGCTTCGACGTCAAGAAGAAGATCGAAACATACAATCGAATTGCCGCACTGGAAAGTCGGTATGAGACCGCCACAAATCAGCTCAGCGGGATAAAACCTGGTAAGCGAGCGGTGGCAGACCTCCCGACTGCCGCTATCACCGCATTTACAGGAGAGTTCTCAAAGATACTCGAAGCATGGCAGTTTCCTGTGAAAGGCCCGGTATCGTTTGATACGCAGGCGGAGGATTTCTTCATTGGGATCAGACGCCGCCGCGAACAGGGCAAAGGATCCCGTGCGCTCACGCACGCTGCGTTCACCATAGCTCTCTTGAGCTATTGCGCATCAGTTGGTCTACCGCATCCCGGGCTGGTGGTTCTTGATTCTCCCCTCATTACATTCAGAGACAAGGATCATGCACAGGCGGATGCCGATTTGACGCCTGACGTCCGTCTTCGGTTGAAGGATAGATTCTACAGAGATCTGGCAACGCGCGTCCTAGAGCAGCAGGTGATCATCTTTGAAAACGAAGAACCGGCTGAAGACATACAACCGCTGATCGTCTTCCACCATTTCACGGGTGATCCAATGTTGCAGCGGTGCGGGTTCTTCCCTGTCGCCGAATCAGACGAGGTTGAAGAAACTTAG
- a CDS encoding TonB-dependent receptor: MFVIRFAIFPKSKGKHFFLCAVLIAALMTTTVSAQVEKGIITGLVRDSSGAVIHNAQVTLRNSASELTTITSTDGEGLYVSPPLDPGNYDVKIEAPGFQGVLKHVRLEVAQRISVDAALAPGAALETVQVDSTTVQFDTDTSTVSNIRTEQAVHDLPLNGRNFAELLGLGAGVVPGQSQLSGSIPYVQQRGPSSYAINGQRMTDNRFLLDGIGDNENNNGLGIIVFPPIDAVEEFREETTDADARYGRASGGVVNLVYRSGTSQYHGEVFNFFRNSALDAKNYFDTGVKPGFRMNSFGATFGGPLIHRSNPKTFFFADYAGQRTSQGLTNVDTVPAWGPLGVGDFSRYSQVVRDPITQSPFPGNVIPSAYLATQQAQVGQNVLALFSKNSVSPNLANTTTANNFLYSPQRVDNSDAFDAKVDHQFTEADGAFLRYSQSNDNILQPGILPAPLVGANTSGPAQQPAHQAVLSEAHVFSPTTLNTARFGWSRIFIGVHNFDAGLNLPTELGIPGVIVPSDLQDSDGLPVFSISGASSIGDAANSPAQIGTNNYQVDDNVTLVRGRHSIDVGAEVVRLQYNMYQTSAEHGTLSFTGNYTGLGLADLLLGAPTSGTYAYQAGTRGFRQLDLAFYVQDNYKISSRLTLNLGLRYDNFLGWPWTEVRNRMYQFDPTLSTTQVFQVGTNGISRSAVNGNNTNFEPRIGFAYKLTAKTVFHAGYGIYYAAPDVNSVSGLSINAPDINYWAFNNTAYGATGFNWLSDGFVHSAPTTNAPKGAPLYSVNPKARTPYSEQWHANLQQEIGSASRITLAYVGNVGIHLDGLLDINQATPGTTPIASRRPYPYFAQINQLQTSLISNYNSLQVTAERRTKDLSFLVSYTYSHALDENSGSPGSIVNSYNKHADYGNSDQDIPNRFVGSVNYSLPFQGSGWLRPAIQGWQLNAILSYSDGIPFSVLAGSNSLGVADSITPRAELVGPGNGSLSPSQRTLKQWFNTAAFTNPSTQQWGNSGRNILEGPGTKDVDFSVFKNFTLHEAKTLQLRSEFFNLFNTPQFNNPNATVGNGFGTISSAGSPTTLQRISREIQLAAKINF; encoded by the coding sequence ATGTTTGTTATACGTTTCGCAATTTTTCCTAAATCCAAGGGGAAACACTTCTTCCTGTGTGCCGTGTTAATTGCTGCTTTGATGACCACAACTGTCTCTGCTCAGGTTGAAAAAGGGATCATTACTGGCTTGGTAAGAGACAGTTCCGGAGCCGTCATCCACAACGCGCAGGTGACACTCCGCAACAGCGCGAGCGAATTGACCACTATCACCTCGACCGATGGAGAAGGCCTGTATGTTTCTCCACCGCTCGATCCCGGCAACTACGATGTCAAGATCGAGGCGCCAGGCTTCCAGGGTGTGCTCAAACACGTAAGGCTTGAAGTCGCGCAACGCATCTCTGTCGACGCCGCACTGGCTCCGGGAGCAGCTTTGGAGACCGTGCAGGTAGATTCGACAACCGTGCAGTTCGATACGGATACATCAACTGTGTCGAACATTCGCACGGAGCAGGCCGTTCATGATCTTCCATTGAATGGCCGTAATTTCGCTGAACTTCTGGGTTTGGGGGCGGGAGTCGTTCCAGGGCAATCACAATTGTCTGGCAGCATTCCCTACGTGCAGCAGCGAGGACCATCCTCGTATGCCATCAACGGGCAACGCATGACGGATAATCGCTTTCTACTGGACGGTATAGGAGACAACGAAAACAACAACGGTCTGGGGATTATTGTCTTTCCGCCGATCGACGCAGTCGAAGAGTTCCGCGAAGAAACTACCGATGCCGACGCGCGTTATGGACGCGCCTCCGGAGGCGTCGTCAACCTGGTCTACCGCTCGGGTACCAGCCAGTATCACGGCGAAGTGTTTAACTTCTTTCGCAATTCCGCACTCGATGCCAAGAACTATTTCGATACAGGAGTCAAGCCGGGGTTCCGTATGAATTCATTTGGCGCTACCTTCGGCGGCCCACTCATACACAGAAGCAATCCGAAGACTTTCTTCTTCGCCGATTACGCTGGCCAGCGCACCAGCCAGGGCCTGACGAACGTGGACACCGTACCGGCATGGGGTCCGCTGGGCGTGGGAGATTTCTCCCGCTACTCGCAGGTGGTTCGTGATCCCATCACGCAAAGTCCATTTCCTGGCAATGTGATCCCCTCTGCTTATCTGGCAACACAGCAGGCCCAGGTCGGTCAGAACGTTCTGGCCTTATTTTCGAAAAACAGCGTTAGTCCCAACCTCGCTAACACCACGACCGCCAACAACTTTCTATATAGCCCTCAGCGTGTGGATAACTCGGATGCCTTTGACGCGAAGGTAGACCATCAGTTTACGGAGGCTGACGGCGCCTTTCTGCGTTACAGTCAGTCCAATGACAACATCCTTCAGCCTGGAATTCTGCCTGCGCCGCTCGTAGGCGCAAACACCAGCGGCCCAGCGCAGCAGCCGGCCCATCAGGCGGTGCTGAGCGAAGCCCATGTCTTTTCGCCGACCACTCTCAACACGGCGCGTTTCGGATGGTCGCGCATCTTTATTGGCGTTCATAATTTCGATGCCGGACTGAACCTTCCAACCGAACTTGGCATTCCCGGTGTTATCGTTCCCAGCGATCTACAGGATAGCGATGGATTGCCGGTATTCAGTATCTCCGGTGCATCTTCGATCGGAGATGCAGCCAACAGCCCCGCACAGATTGGCACCAATAACTACCAGGTGGATGACAATGTCACTCTGGTGCGCGGCAGGCACTCGATTGACGTGGGCGCCGAAGTGGTTCGCCTGCAATACAACATGTATCAGACTTCAGCAGAGCATGGAACACTGAGCTTCACTGGAAACTACACAGGCCTGGGACTGGCCGACCTGCTGCTCGGCGCGCCTACCTCGGGAACCTACGCGTACCAGGCCGGAACCCGCGGTTTCCGTCAGCTTGATCTGGCTTTCTATGTGCAGGACAACTACAAGATCAGCAGCCGTCTGACGCTGAATTTAGGCCTTCGTTACGACAATTTTCTGGGCTGGCCTTGGACCGAAGTACGCAATCGCATGTACCAGTTCGATCCCACTCTATCGACAACGCAGGTCTTTCAGGTCGGCACCAACGGCATTTCAAGAAGCGCCGTCAACGGCAACAATACTAACTTCGAACCACGCATCGGATTTGCCTACAAGCTCACAGCGAAAACGGTCTTCCATGCCGGCTACGGCATCTACTACGCAGCGCCCGATGTGAACAGCGTCTCTGGCTTGTCCATCAACGCGCCTGATATCAACTACTGGGCATTCAACAACACAGCCTATGGTGCGACTGGCTTCAATTGGCTCTCGGATGGTTTTGTTCATTCCGCACCAACCACTAACGCTCCTAAGGGCGCTCCCTTGTACTCAGTGAATCCCAAGGCCAGAACTCCGTATAGCGAGCAGTGGCACGCCAACTTGCAGCAGGAAATCGGGTCCGCGAGCCGAATCACTCTTGCCTATGTTGGAAACGTCGGCATTCATCTGGATGGGCTATTGGACATCAACCAGGCGACACCTGGAACTACGCCCATCGCCTCACGCCGTCCATACCCATACTTCGCGCAGATCAATCAGCTTCAAACCAGCCTGATCTCAAATTACAACAGCCTGCAGGTGACAGCCGAGCGGCGCACCAAGGATTTGTCCTTCCTGGTTTCCTACACCTACAGTCACGCTCTGGACGAGAACTCCGGCAGTCCCGGCAGCATCGTGAACTCTTACAACAAACATGCAGACTATGGAAATTCAGATCAAGACATTCCGAATCGTTTCGTCGGCAGCGTGAATTACTCGTTGCCGTTCCAGGGATCAGGCTGGTTGCGTCCTGCCATTCAAGGATGGCAATTAAACGCTATTCTGTCCTACTCCGACGGCATTCCGTTCTCCGTGCTGGCAGGCTCGAACTCACTGGGCGTCGCCGACAGCATCACGCCGCGAGCCGAACTCGTCGGCCCGGGCAATGGATCGCTTTCTCCAAGCCAGCGCACATTGAAACAGTGGTTCAACACCGCAGCCTTTACGAATCCCAGCACGCAGCAGTGGGGCAACTCCGGACGCAACATTCTGGAAGGTCCGGGAACCAAGGATGTGGACTTCTCGGTATTCAAGAACTTCACCTTGCACGAAGCGAAGACCCTGCAACTGCGTTCGGAGTTCTTCAACCTGTTCAATACTCCGCAATTCAACAACCCGAACGCCACAGTCGGTAACGGCTTTGGAACCATTAGCTCGGCAGGATCTCCCACAACCCTTCAACGGATCTCGCGCGAGATCCAACTAGCCGCAAAAATCAACTTCTAG
- a CDS encoding DUF1003 domain-containing protein translates to MLESKQTPPALGHLQQHVDLIAKHEQEFLDQRKHSEKLGDSMASFIGSLTYVVAHIVIFAAWIAWNTLPIRALPHFDPSPFPLLDVLFAFEAILVASFILMRQSRMSRRAEERNQLMLQLLLLTEREITAVLGVDRQMAETMGLEHVASDQEVAQLSEQTSIDEVAQIIKENLPAD, encoded by the coding sequence ATGTTAGAGAGCAAACAGACGCCTCCCGCACTGGGCCATCTTCAGCAGCACGTCGATCTCATTGCCAAGCATGAGCAGGAGTTTCTGGACCAACGCAAACATTCGGAAAAGCTGGGCGACAGCATGGCTTCATTCATAGGGAGTCTTACCTACGTTGTTGCCCATATTGTTATCTTCGCCGCATGGATCGCCTGGAACACGCTCCCGATCCGCGCGCTTCCGCATTTCGATCCTTCCCCATTTCCTCTGCTCGATGTTCTGTTCGCATTTGAGGCGATTCTTGTGGCCAGCTTTATTCTGATGCGTCAATCGCGCATGAGCCGCCGGGCCGAAGAGCGCAATCAACTTATGCTGCAGCTTCTGTTGCTCACGGAGAGGGAGATAACAGCCGTACTCGGCGTGGACCGGCAGATGGCTGAAACCATGGGTCTGGAGCATGTTGCATCTGACCAGGAAGTCGCGCAACTCAGCGAACAGACATCGATCGATGAAGTAGCTCAGATTATCAAAGAGAACCTGCCGGCAGATTGA